In the genome of Streptomyces pactum, one region contains:
- the rplJ gene encoding 50S ribosomal protein L10 — translation MARPDKSAAVAELTDKFRSSNAAVLTEYRGLTVAQLKELRRSLGENAQYAVVKNTLTKIAANEAGIDSLDDLFNGPTAVAFVTGDPVESAKGLRDFAKDNPNLVIKGGVLDGKALSADEIKKLADLESREVLLAKLAGAMKGKQSQAAALFQALPSKFVRTAEALRAKRDEQGGAE, via the coding sequence ATGGCGAGGCCCGACAAGTCTGCCGCGGTTGCCGAGCTGACGGACAAGTTCCGCAGCTCGAACGCCGCCGTGCTGACCGAGTACCGCGGTCTCACCGTGGCACAGCTCAAGGAGCTGCGCCGTTCGCTCGGTGAGAACGCTCAGTACGCCGTGGTGAAGAACACGCTGACCAAGATCGCGGCCAACGAGGCCGGGATCGACTCGCTCGACGACCTGTTCAACGGTCCGACGGCGGTCGCCTTCGTCACCGGTGACCCGGTGGAGTCGGCGAAGGGTCTCCGTGACTTCGCCAAGGACAACCCGAACCTCGTCATCAAGGGCGGTGTCCTTGACGGCAAGGCGCTGTCCGCCGACGAGATCAAGAAGCTCGCGGACCTTGAGTCCCGCGAGGTTCTGCTCGCCAAGCTGGCGGGCGCCATGAAGGGCAAGCAGTCCCAGGCTGCCGCGCTCTTCCAGGCGCTCCCGTCGAAGTTCGTCCGCACCGCGGAGGCGCTTCGTGCCAAGCGGGACGAGCAGGGCGGTGCCGAGTAA
- the rplL gene encoding 50S ribosomal protein L7/L12 has product MAKLSQEDLLAQFDEMTLIELSEFVKAFEERFDVTAAAPVAVAAAAQGGGEGAAAVEEKDEFDVVLTGAGEKKIQVIKVVRELTSLGLKEAKDLVDGTPKPVLEKVNKEAADKAKEALEGAGASVEVK; this is encoded by the coding sequence ATGGCGAAGCTCAGCCAGGAAGACCTGCTCGCGCAGTTCGACGAGATGACCCTCATCGAGCTCTCCGAGTTCGTGAAGGCGTTCGAGGAGCGCTTCGACGTCACCGCCGCTGCCCCGGTCGCCGTCGCGGCCGCCGCCCAGGGTGGTGGCGAGGGTGCCGCCGCCGTCGAGGAGAAGGACGAGTTCGACGTCGTCCTCACCGGCGCCGGCGAGAAGAAGATCCAGGTCATCAAGGTCGTGCGTGAGCTGACCTCGCTCGGCCTGAAGGAGGCCAAGGACCTCGTGGACGGCACCCCGAAGCCGGTCCTGGAGAAGGTCAACAAGGAGGCCGCGGACAAGGCCAAGGAGGCCCTGGAGGGCGCCGGCGCCTCGGTCGAGGTCAAGTGA